The following proteins come from a genomic window of Acetomicrobium thermoterrenum DSM 13490:
- a CDS encoding efflux RND transporter periplasmic adaptor subunit, with protein MKKKMLFVLVIGAVLFAAFGRGVFSRKEGVNYDMAPVERRDISSFVTAIGNVSAVTTVEVGTQVSGTIREIYADYNSIVNKGQIIALIDPTTFEAQVEQAKANLMQAKAGLQRAQATLADAKRNLDRQKMLWERDLIARSDLDSAQTNYDLAVAGVSEADANVLQAQASLKKVETDLGYTRIYSPVDGIVVSRDVDVGQTVAASFQTPTLFTIAQDLTKMQIETNVDEADIGNVREGLEVTFTVDAYPNAIFSGRIKQVRIASSVVENVVTYPVIIDVSNPDLMLKPGMTANVTIITDKKENVLAVPSAAFRYRPSAYEGELLRGRVLWVLEEGRPLPVQVETGITDGAYVEIKSDDLKEGDRVIIGEEAGSTKGRASARRFPF; from the coding sequence GTGAAAAAGAAGATGTTATTTGTCCTCGTCATAGGAGCGGTGCTTTTCGCGGCCTTTGGCAGGGGGGTTTTTAGCAGGAAGGAGGGCGTAAACTACGATATGGCGCCCGTCGAAAGGCGCGATATCTCTTCTTTCGTGACTGCCATAGGAAACGTTTCGGCGGTGACGACCGTAGAAGTGGGAACTCAGGTCTCAGGGACTATAAGGGAAATCTACGCAGATTACAACTCCATCGTGAATAAGGGGCAGATAATAGCCCTCATAGATCCCACCACCTTTGAAGCCCAGGTGGAGCAGGCAAAGGCCAACCTCATGCAGGCAAAAGCCGGGCTGCAGAGGGCACAGGCCACCCTTGCCGATGCGAAAAGAAACCTCGATCGCCAGAAGATGCTCTGGGAGAGGGACTTAATCGCAAGGAGTGACCTCGATTCTGCCCAGACCAACTACGACCTTGCAGTGGCAGGCGTGAGCGAGGCCGATGCGAACGTCCTTCAGGCTCAGGCTTCATTAAAGAAGGTCGAGACCGACCTCGGCTACACCAGGATCTACTCTCCCGTCGATGGCATAGTGGTCTCCCGCGACGTGGACGTAGGGCAGACGGTGGCTGCAAGCTTTCAGACGCCTACGCTTTTTACCATAGCTCAGGACCTCACTAAGATGCAGATAGAGACCAACGTGGACGAAGCCGACATAGGAAACGTGAGAGAGGGACTGGAGGTGACCTTCACAGTCGATGCCTACCCCAACGCCATCTTTTCGGGCAGGATAAAGCAGGTGAGGATAGCATCGAGCGTCGTCGAAAACGTGGTAACCTATCCTGTGATTATCGACGTGTCCAATCCCGATTTGATGTTAAAACCCGGCATGACGGCAAACGTGACCATAATTACCGATAAAAAGGAGAACGTCCTGGCCGTGCCAAGCGCTGCCTTCAGGTACAGGCCTTCCGCTTACGAAGGAGAGCTCCTGCGAGGCCGGGTCCTTTGGGTGCTGGAGGAGGGACGCCCCCTTCCCGTACAAGTGGAGACGGGAATAACCGACGGAGCTTACGTGGAGATAAAAAGCGACGATCTTAAAGAGGGCGATCGCGTCATAATCGGCGAGGAAGCAGGCTCCACAAAGGGAAGGGCAAGCGCAAGGAGATTTCCCTTCTAG
- a CDS encoding TolC family protein: MKARTKLTLASIFIYSAALFGPSPSQAETSMLQEGDLLTLEQCIEIALQAHPDVMGAQKKVEAQESRVGQAMSQNYPELSASTNYSRSSPAGGSTRSNYSSDISLSQVITDFGQRERKIGIERENVTATGFEADNTKRNIAYGVSEAYYGVLAAKRNVSVAEDTVRQFEEHLRQAQGFYEAGTAPRFDVTKAQVDLSNARLELIKARSSLEIAWKTLSNAMGFADTPSYDIADDMDFKAYDITKQEALERAFENRPDLKAQETSEVAAQKSLELAARGDSPTLSAYAAYNFEGRDFPLDEGWNYGLSLSVPVFDGHLVEYRTKEAAANLEEVKLATSSLRNDISLEIEEGYLSLIEYGESVEVSRLMVRQAEENLELAIGRYQAGVGSPIEVTDATVALNDARRNYVQVLYDYRMAEITLKSAMGENLP, translated from the coding sequence TTGAAGGCTCGGACTAAATTAACCTTGGCGTCAATTTTTATTTATTCGGCAGCTTTATTCGGACCTTCGCCTTCTCAGGCCGAGACCTCAATGCTACAAGAGGGCGATCTTTTAACCTTGGAGCAATGTATAGAGATAGCCCTTCAGGCCCATCCCGACGTCATGGGCGCTCAAAAGAAGGTTGAAGCCCAGGAAAGCAGGGTTGGCCAGGCAATGTCGCAAAATTACCCCGAGCTGTCCGCATCCACCAACTACTCGAGAAGCTCTCCGGCAGGCGGAAGCACCCGCTCAAATTACTCCAGCGACATCTCCCTATCTCAAGTTATAACCGACTTCGGTCAGCGGGAAAGGAAGATAGGCATTGAGAGAGAAAACGTCACGGCGACAGGATTTGAGGCGGACAACACGAAAAGAAATATTGCCTACGGCGTCTCGGAGGCCTACTACGGGGTGCTGGCTGCTAAGAGAAACGTCTCCGTGGCCGAGGATACGGTGAGACAGTTTGAGGAACACTTAAGGCAGGCTCAGGGCTTTTACGAGGCAGGCACGGCGCCCCGCTTCGACGTAACGAAGGCGCAGGTGGATTTGAGCAACGCCCGCCTCGAGCTAATAAAGGCCAGATCCTCGCTTGAGATAGCGTGGAAGACCTTGAGCAATGCCATGGGCTTTGCCGACACGCCCTCCTATGACATAGCAGACGACATGGACTTCAAGGCCTACGATATAACGAAACAGGAGGCGCTGGAGAGGGCTTTTGAAAACAGGCCGGACCTCAAGGCTCAGGAAACCAGCGAGGTCGCGGCACAAAAATCGCTGGAGCTTGCGGCCAGAGGCGATTCTCCGACTCTTTCGGCCTATGCGGCCTATAATTTTGAGGGCAGGGATTTCCCCCTCGATGAAGGTTGGAATTACGGCCTGTCTTTGAGCGTACCCGTTTTCGACGGGCATCTCGTGGAATATCGGACGAAGGAAGCGGCCGCCAACCTAGAGGAAGTTAAGTTGGCCACTTCATCCTTGAGAAACGACATCTCCCTCGAAATCGAAGAGGGTTATCTTTCCTTGATCGAATACGGCGAAAGCGTGGAAGTGTCCAGGCTAATGGTCAGGCAGGCGGAGGAAAACCTGGAGCTGGCCATTGGAAGATATCAGGCGGGAGTTGGAAGCCCCATCGAGGTTACGGATGCCACGGTGGCTTTAAACGACGCCAGGAGAAATTACGTTCAGGTCCTTTACGATTACAGGATGGCCGAAATTACGCTTAAAAGTGCGATGGGAGAGAATTTGCCGTGA